A window of Haliscomenobacter hydrossis DSM 1100 contains these coding sequences:
- the panB gene encoding 3-methyl-2-oxobutanoate hydroxymethyltransferase has translation MSVNKEVKRITTHVLQAMKAKGEKIAMLTAYDFSLAGIIDAGGIDIILVGDSASNVIHGHETTLPITLDQMIDHASAVVRAVSRALVVVDLPFGTYQGNSKLALESSIRIMKESGAHAVKMEGGAQVADSIRRILSAGIPVMGHLGLIPQSIYKFGTYAVRAKEDAEAIQLQEDAKLLQELGCFGMVLEKIPAHLAKKVSESLFIPTIGIGAGQHCDGQVLVTHDMLGINKDFSPRFLRRYADLYETIKGAVEHYVKDVKAQDFPNDQEQY, from the coding sequence ATGTCCGTCAACAAAGAGGTTAAACGCATTACGACCCACGTTTTGCAGGCGATGAAAGCCAAAGGGGAAAAAATTGCCATGCTCACTGCTTACGATTTTTCCCTGGCCGGAATCATCGATGCAGGAGGAATCGACATCATTTTGGTGGGTGACTCCGCTTCAAACGTCATTCATGGGCATGAAACCACCCTCCCGATCACCCTGGATCAAATGATTGACCACGCTTCGGCAGTGGTACGGGCGGTAAGTCGGGCACTGGTGGTGGTCGATCTTCCCTTTGGCACCTACCAGGGAAACTCCAAGTTGGCCTTGGAATCCTCCATCCGCATCATGAAAGAATCGGGTGCGCACGCGGTCAAAATGGAAGGTGGGGCTCAGGTTGCTGATTCGATTCGACGAATCCTCTCGGCGGGTATTCCTGTGATGGGACATTTGGGTTTGATTCCCCAATCCATCTACAAGTTTGGTACTTATGCCGTACGGGCCAAAGAAGACGCCGAAGCCATCCAACTTCAAGAAGATGCCAAATTGTTGCAAGAACTAGGTTGTTTTGGGATGGTTTTGGAAAAAATCCCGGCACATTTGGCAAAAAAAGTCAGTGAAAGTCTGTTTATTCCCACCATTGGCATTGGCGCCGGTCAACATTGTGATGGTCAAGTGCTGGTCACGCACGATATGTTGGGCATCAACAAGGATTTTTCACCCCGTTTTTTGAGGCGTTATGCCGACTTATACGAAACCATCAAAGGCGCCGTAGAGCATTATGTCAAAGATGTAAAAGCTCAGGATTTTCCAAACGATCAGGAGCAATATTAG
- a CDS encoding DUF2278 family protein — protein MPLKNYGVLKGRAFDRIKATAQNEHFQILINRNNNPHRIAINTKSSLEPSQVLYYAIDNFSHEILDALLQADLPLGFTTIPSRAGTLALDFVRRNLFDAKLMVPLPSRGPAENDDLNDRLDFFVQQAIQDPSATVYAFGEHWKDDTEPDRYFPEIRPSTGIHDIHMNQGNPQGRFYKDNGVWQDGGLLFHYASRNRWAAVFTAFQSQSFHTDERGNPKPIDPPTGQSSAVSIVAALVNPSGDDARKEFLILLNKSDQAVDLSGWQIVDKNNKKDTLSGQTIAATSTLRINLSGQGAQLSNKGGNITLLDKNGVKITGVSYTTQDAEASGFLVKF, from the coding sequence ATGCCACTGAAAAATTATGGTGTATTGAAAGGTCGAGCTTTTGACCGCATTAAAGCCACTGCCCAAAATGAACATTTCCAAATCCTGATCAATCGCAACAACAACCCTCACCGCATTGCGATCAACACCAAGTCAAGTCTGGAACCTAGCCAAGTGCTTTATTATGCCATCGATAATTTTAGCCATGAAATTTTAGATGCATTACTGCAAGCCGACTTGCCTTTGGGATTCACAACCATTCCATCCAGAGCGGGAACTTTGGCACTCGATTTTGTCCGCCGCAATCTATTCGACGCCAAACTAATGGTACCCCTACCCTCTCGTGGGCCTGCCGAGAATGACGATCTGAACGATCGCTTGGACTTTTTTGTACAACAAGCCATTCAAGATCCCAGTGCTACCGTTTATGCGTTTGGAGAACATTGGAAAGACGATACGGAACCAGATCGCTATTTTCCTGAAATTCGGCCAAGTACGGGTATCCACGACATTCACATGAATCAGGGAAACCCCCAAGGCAGGTTTTATAAAGATAACGGGGTTTGGCAAGATGGCGGGCTTTTGTTTCATTATGCTTCGCGTAACCGCTGGGCAGCCGTATTCACTGCTTTTCAATCGCAATCATTTCATACGGATGAGCGTGGAAACCCGAAACCCATTGACCCGCCAACTGGACAATCATCAGCAGTCAGCATCGTTGCGGCTTTAGTGAATCCAAGTGGGGACGACGCGCGCAAGGAGTTTTTGATCCTGTTGAACAAAAGTGATCAAGCAGTTGACTTGAGCGGCTGGCAAATCGTAGACAAAAACAACAAAAAAGATACCCTCAGCGGTCAAACCATTGCTGCAACCAGCACCCTGCGCATCAACCTCAGCGGGCAAGGCGCCCAATTGAGCAACAAAGGTGGAAACATCACCTTGTTGGACAAGAATGGTGTAAAAATCACGGGGGTTTCGTACACCACCCAAGATGCCGAGGCCAGTGGTTTTCTGGTAAAATTTTAA
- a CDS encoding thermonuclease family protein translates to MGFTLIKGQFMPKAGAPDGDSVRFKPNNLDLLKKLEGVKAVIGTGVKTKDTVQLRFEGIDAIEKGATKPLSVEAKDNMMKLIGSSIDTPEPRGYILARMTDPHGRVVAFAFSGTTSRVDGSEVFLEATLLGKSVNYKQLLAGYAYPLYYNTLFASLRNKFNKALKQAKRRNRGYWMLDKTLLGVTVNGQDSLATIDPVWPKLWRRFEEYLRSNANMDNFISWLDRKNERVVLIDSTDETGLANVVNVQGNTVSLTQRPENLMIITTIERG, encoded by the coding sequence ATGGGATTTACATTAATTAAGGGACAATTTATGCCCAAAGCTGGCGCTCCGGACGGAGATTCAGTGCGATTTAAGCCAAATAACCTCGACCTGCTCAAAAAGTTAGAGGGGGTAAAAGCTGTAATTGGTACGGGTGTAAAAACAAAAGATACCGTCCAATTGCGGTTTGAAGGCATCGATGCCATTGAAAAAGGAGCAACAAAACCACTCTCTGTCGAAGCAAAAGACAATATGATGAAGCTCATTGGCTCTTCCATCGATACGCCTGAGCCACGCGGTTATATTCTTGCCCGAATGACGGATCCACACGGACGTGTTGTTGCATTTGCATTTTCAGGTACAACTTCAAGAGTAGATGGCAGCGAGGTCTTTCTTGAAGCTACGCTGCTGGGAAAATCGGTCAATTACAAACAGCTGCTGGCTGGTTATGCCTACCCTTTGTACTACAATACCCTTTTTGCATCGTTGCGCAACAAGTTCAACAAAGCCTTGAAACAAGCCAAACGCAGAAACCGGGGCTATTGGATGCTGGACAAAACCCTGCTGGGGGTAACCGTAAACGGGCAAGATTCACTGGCCACCATCGACCCTGTCTGGCCTAAATTGTGGCGAAGATTTGAGGAATACCTCAGGAGTAACGCCAATATGGACAATTTCATCAGCTGGCTTGATCGTAAAAATGAACGGGTGGTACTTATTGACAGCACCGACGAAACAGGTCTGGCAAATGTGGTTAACGTGCAAGGCAATACGGTAAGTTTGACCCAAAGGCCGGAGAACTTGATGATCATTACGACGATTGAGCGGGGGTGA
- a CDS encoding DUF4249 family protein, whose translation MRFFLALTLLGCFSCTTDFDLEGDFEDLPVVYAFINRQDTAHYIRVERSFLSGGADATQLAQNPERIYFPNARVELEKVGTSQKFLLTRVDGNNEGYPREEGPFAKAPNYLYKIKASQLGLKGGETLRVIVTPGEDATPASAETTVLTDLQSLDRPASPVTMVDYARTITFAWNAPPTARLFDLRLRIHYRESTTGSNFENKTLEWPVVKDLERADEDVRVAHTITGEQFYQFLAANIDGNVNRRRVFDGFDVVVTAGGKEMADFVRISRANLGITSSQVTTKYSNVTGGVGVFSSRATLLRTNLQLSGPSGDSLRLGKFTKRLGFQ comes from the coding sequence ATGCGTTTTTTCCTAGCATTGACTTTGTTGGGGTGTTTTTCCTGCACCACTGATTTTGATCTGGAAGGAGATTTTGAGGACCTGCCCGTGGTTTACGCCTTCATCAATCGGCAGGACACTGCCCATTACATTCGGGTGGAACGCTCCTTCTTGTCTGGAGGAGCAGATGCGACTCAATTGGCGCAGAATCCCGAGCGCATTTATTTCCCCAATGCCAGGGTGGAATTGGAAAAGGTGGGGACGAGCCAAAAGTTTTTACTCACGCGGGTTGATGGCAACAACGAAGGTTATCCCCGTGAGGAGGGGCCATTTGCCAAAGCGCCCAACTACCTCTACAAAATCAAAGCCAGTCAACTCGGGCTGAAAGGAGGAGAAACCCTGCGGGTCATTGTCACCCCTGGGGAGGATGCCACACCCGCCAGTGCCGAAACCACGGTTTTGACCGATTTACAATCCCTCGATCGCCCGGCCAGTCCGGTAACCATGGTGGACTATGCGCGTACGATCACCTTTGCCTGGAATGCACCCCCGACAGCTCGTTTGTTTGATTTGCGCCTGCGCATTCATTACCGTGAATCCACCACAGGCAGTAATTTTGAAAATAAAACCCTGGAATGGCCGGTAGTCAAAGACCTGGAGCGCGCCGATGAAGATGTACGGGTAGCTCACACGATTACGGGAGAGCAATTTTATCAATTCCTCGCCGCCAATATTGATGGCAACGTCAACCGCCGACGTGTTTTTGATGGTTTTGATGTAGTGGTTACTGCCGGGGGCAAAGAAATGGCCGATTTTGTACGCATCAGCCGGGCAAACCTGGGCATCACCAGTTCACAAGTGACCACCAAGTACAGCAATGTGACCGGTGGGGTAGGGGTGTTCAGTTCACGGGCAACACTTTTACGGACGAATTTGCAGTTGAGTGGTCCTTCGGGGGATTCGTTGCGCTTGGGGAAGTTTACGAAGAGGCTAGGGTTTCAGTAG
- a CDS encoding ABC transporter ATP-binding protein produces the protein MQKSKCKPDKNKGEPVISIQGLYKSFGTLDVLKGIDLTVCEGENVAVLGKSGSGKSVLIKIIVGLLKPDKGTLNVLEKEVEELNGKELDELRLRIGFSFQGSALYDSMSVFENLAFPLTMNVKHLTKKEVESAVEEALEAVGLKDKAERMPAELSGGQRKRIGIARALILKPEIMLYDEPTAGLDPITSAEINELINEVQEKYNTSSIIITHDLTCAKNTCNRVVMLVEGKFLPSGKFEELFGTDNQQVKDFFNYNFIQ, from the coding sequence ATGCAAAAAAGCAAATGTAAACCGGATAAAAACAAAGGAGAACCAGTCATCTCCATCCAAGGGCTCTATAAATCTTTTGGTACACTGGATGTTTTAAAAGGTATTGATTTGACCGTTTGTGAAGGCGAAAACGTGGCCGTACTTGGTAAATCCGGCTCGGGTAAGTCGGTGCTGATCAAAATTATCGTGGGTTTGCTGAAGCCAGATAAAGGTACTTTAAATGTGCTGGAAAAAGAAGTTGAAGAATTGAACGGAAAAGAGCTGGATGAACTGCGCTTGCGCATCGGCTTTTCCTTTCAAGGCAGTGCCTTGTACGACAGCATGAGCGTTTTCGAAAACCTGGCATTCCCCTTGACCATGAACGTGAAACACCTGACTAAAAAGGAAGTGGAAAGTGCGGTAGAAGAAGCACTGGAAGCAGTGGGTTTGAAAGACAAAGCGGAGCGAATGCCCGCTGAATTGTCGGGAGGCCAACGGAAAAGAATCGGCATTGCACGGGCACTCATTCTCAAACCAGAAATCATGTTGTACGACGAACCGACGGCCGGCTTGGATCCGATTACTTCTGCCGAAATCAATGAGTTGATCAACGAAGTGCAGGAGAAATACAATACCAGTTCCATCATCATTACTCACGACCTGACTTGTGCCAAAAATACGTGCAATCGTGTCGTCATGTTGGTTGAAGGTAAATTTTTACCAAGTGGGAAATTTGAGGAACTATTCGGTACCGATAACCAACAGGTAAAAGATTTTTTCAATTACAATTTCATCCAATAG
- a CDS encoding MlaD family protein, with the protein MQDPQNKHAVMVGVFVLAGLLLLVVAIFMVGDIHDTFKRKIELVTLFDDVNGLEEGNNIWFSGVKIGTVSSLAFYGKSQVAVG; encoded by the coding sequence ATGCAAGATCCGCAAAATAAACATGCTGTAATGGTGGGAGTCTTTGTTTTAGCAGGGCTTTTGCTACTCGTCGTCGCCATTTTTATGGTCGGCGATATCCATGATACCTTTAAAAGGAAAATAGAACTCGTTACCCTTTTTGATGATGTAAACGGCCTGGAAGAGGGCAACAACATCTGGTTTTCAGGGGTAAAAATAGGAACCGTAAGTAGCCTGGCTTTTTATGGAAAATCACAGGTAGCCGTGGGATAA
- a CDS encoding glycoside hydrolase family 16 protein, which translates to MKILLPLLLLLSACATTKKATVDAYKPDFSEPKQHAGMKLVWHDEFNESGKPKPADWRHETGFVRNEELQWYQPDNATCKDGVLMIEAKREAVVNPNYQADSKNWKNNRPVSEFTSASIQTRGLQQWQFGRFEIRARIDTTYGAWPAIWTLGTGPWPDAGEIDIMEFYQVKETPTILANFAWLGDQTTRRAKWNEKKVPLSYFTSKDKDWVQKFHTWRMDWTAENIQIFLDDELLNTQPTPSALNPDGGNPFLKPHYLLLNLAVGRNGGTPKMGTSSIKYEVDYVRVYQKE; encoded by the coding sequence ATGAAAATACTGCTTCCCCTCCTACTCCTGCTCAGCGCCTGCGCTACCACAAAAAAAGCGACCGTCGATGCGTATAAACCAGATTTTTCCGAACCCAAACAGCACGCCGGCATGAAACTCGTCTGGCACGATGAATTCAATGAATCCGGCAAACCCAAGCCTGCCGATTGGCGGCACGAAACGGGTTTTGTGCGCAATGAAGAACTGCAATGGTATCAGCCCGATAACGCCACCTGCAAAGACGGGGTGTTGATGATTGAAGCAAAACGTGAAGCCGTCGTGAATCCCAACTACCAGGCCGATAGCAAAAATTGGAAAAACAATCGCCCGGTTTCGGAATTCACCTCGGCCAGTATTCAAACCCGTGGCTTGCAGCAATGGCAATTTGGTCGCTTCGAAATCCGCGCCCGCATTGATACCACCTACGGCGCCTGGCCTGCCATCTGGACCCTGGGCACAGGGCCTTGGCCAGACGCTGGAGAAATCGACATCATGGAGTTTTATCAGGTCAAAGAGACGCCGACCATTTTGGCCAATTTTGCCTGGTTGGGAGATCAAACCACCCGTCGAGCCAAATGGAACGAAAAAAAAGTACCCCTCTCCTATTTTACGTCCAAAGACAAAGATTGGGTCCAAAAATTCCACACCTGGCGCATGGATTGGACTGCGGAGAACATCCAGATTTTTTTGGACGACGAATTGCTGAATACCCAGCCAACCCCCTCAGCGCTCAATCCTGACGGAGGAAATCCTTTCCTCAAGCCACATTATTTGTTGCTGAATTTAGCTGTCGGCAGAAATGGAGGTACGCCTAAAATGGGTACGTCAAGTATAAAATATGAGGTAGATTATGTGCGGGTATATCAAAAGGAGTAG
- a CDS encoding alkene reductase produces MQNYKLFAHKKLGSIVLKNAAAMAPMTRCRAIGNIPNDLMKTYYEQRSGAGLIITEGTSPSPNGLGYARVPGIFSQKQIEGWEKVTTAVHTAGSKIFIQLMHTGRISHPLNMPPSSQIFAPSAIQAAGQMWTDAKKLQDFLLPQEMTAEDIWQTKAEYVNAAKNAMEAGFDGVELHGANGYLLEEFLSPVSNIREDHYGGSLKNRCRFVLDVVAGVAEAIGKERTGIRLSPYGTASDMPHYPEIDDTYDYLSTQLNELDIAYIHLVDHSGMGAPAVPRAIKQLIRKNFKNTLILCGNYNLESAEAELQSGLADLIAFGRPFINNPDLIDRFEHNWPLSKDLNMDLFYSADEKGYTDYPVHEASPALAA; encoded by the coding sequence ATGCAAAATTATAAGTTGTTCGCCCATAAAAAACTGGGGTCCATCGTTTTGAAAAATGCTGCCGCAATGGCACCCATGACCCGATGCCGGGCCATTGGAAACATTCCCAATGACTTGATGAAAACCTATTACGAGCAGCGCTCCGGGGCGGGTTTGATCATTACCGAAGGTACTTCCCCCTCGCCAAATGGATTGGGTTACGCCCGCGTACCGGGAATATTTAGTCAGAAACAAATTGAAGGCTGGGAAAAAGTCACCACGGCCGTACACACAGCCGGGAGTAAAATTTTTATCCAGTTGATGCATACAGGCAGAATTAGCCATCCACTAAATATGCCCCCAAGTTCCCAGATTTTTGCCCCCTCCGCCATTCAAGCAGCGGGACAAATGTGGACGGACGCGAAAAAATTGCAAGATTTTCTTTTGCCCCAGGAAATGACTGCCGAAGACATTTGGCAAACCAAAGCGGAATATGTCAATGCCGCTAAAAATGCCATGGAAGCTGGATTTGATGGGGTGGAATTACATGGTGCCAATGGTTATTTGCTGGAAGAATTTCTTTCTCCGGTAAGCAACATCCGCGAGGATCATTATGGCGGTAGCCTCAAAAATCGTTGCCGATTTGTTCTCGATGTTGTAGCCGGCGTAGCGGAGGCGATTGGAAAAGAGAGGACTGGCATTCGTTTATCCCCTTACGGTACGGCCAGCGACATGCCGCATTACCCTGAGATCGATGATACCTACGATTATCTTTCCACCCAACTCAACGAACTCGACATTGCCTATATCCATCTCGTTGACCATTCCGGGATGGGCGCACCCGCAGTACCCCGAGCCATCAAACAGCTCATCCGCAAGAATTTCAAAAACACCTTGATCCTCTGTGGAAATTACAATCTGGAAAGCGCCGAAGCCGAGCTCCAGAGTGGGCTGGCTGACCTCATCGCTTTTGGAAGGCCATTCATCAACAATCCCGATCTGATTGATCGATTTGAGCACAATTGGCCTTTGTCAAAAGACCTCAACATGGATTTGTTTTATTCGGCAGATGAAAAAGGGTATACAGATTATCCGGTGCATGAGGCGAGTCCAGCCTTAGCAGCCTGA
- a CDS encoding ATP-binding protein, translated as MELNDLEFLLEAVKASPDNLPLRKLLASALLKNRRFAEAEVEYKEALRMAPQDLGLQMGLATAFLEQEKHGMASVIMEDILALDMPPPQAWIIQARILLAMGNARDAQEAYDNAITLDPNLADAYLNSEISQKLDTEPEASKVRLGGFGETEEEDRIIEFERPKVSFNDVGGMEKVKEEIRLKIIHPLEHPEIYKAYGKKIGGGILLYGPPGCGKTHLARATAGQIKSNFMAVGINEILDMWLGQSEKNLHAIFQKARQIKPCVLFFDEVDALGANRSDMRMSAGRHLINQFLNELDGIEQSNDGVLVLAATNAPWHLDPAFRRPGRFDRIIFVPPPDEAGRTAILEIHLRDKPVKDVDYLKIAQKTPGFSGADLEAVIDIAIEGKMEESMRKGIPLPIETNDLLKAVGKHRATTTEWFSTAKNYALFSNESGQYDEVLKYLNVKK; from the coding sequence ATGGAATTGAACGATCTTGAATTTTTATTGGAAGCGGTTAAAGCTTCGCCCGACAATTTACCCCTCCGCAAACTGCTGGCTTCGGCTTTGCTCAAAAACCGTCGTTTTGCGGAAGCGGAAGTAGAATACAAAGAAGCGCTACGCATGGCGCCGCAAGATTTGGGGCTCCAAATGGGGCTGGCTACGGCATTTTTGGAACAAGAAAAACACGGCATGGCTTCCGTGATCATGGAAGATATTTTGGCACTCGACATGCCTCCCCCTCAGGCCTGGATCATTCAGGCACGCATCTTGCTGGCGATGGGCAATGCCCGCGATGCCCAAGAGGCCTATGACAACGCCATTACCCTCGATCCCAATTTGGCTGATGCTTACCTGAACAGCGAAATCAGCCAAAAACTGGATACCGAACCGGAAGCCAGCAAAGTTCGGCTCGGCGGCTTTGGTGAGACGGAGGAAGAAGACCGCATCATCGAGTTTGAACGCCCCAAAGTGAGCTTCAACGATGTGGGTGGCATGGAAAAAGTGAAAGAAGAAATTCGCCTCAAAATCATCCATCCGCTGGAACATCCAGAGATCTATAAGGCTTACGGAAAAAAAATTGGCGGTGGAATTCTCTTGTACGGCCCTCCGGGTTGTGGGAAAACCCACCTCGCCCGCGCCACAGCGGGCCAGATCAAGAGCAACTTCATGGCGGTAGGCATCAACGAAATCCTGGACATGTGGCTGGGGCAAAGTGAAAAAAACCTGCATGCCATTTTTCAAAAAGCCCGACAGATCAAACCCTGCGTACTGTTTTTTGACGAAGTAGATGCCCTTGGTGCCAACCGCAGCGACATGCGCATGAGTGCAGGACGTCACCTCATCAACCAATTCCTCAACGAACTCGACGGCATTGAACAGTCCAACGATGGGGTGCTCGTTTTGGCTGCCACCAATGCGCCCTGGCATTTGGATCCGGCTTTCCGGCGTCCGGGGCGTTTCGACCGCATCATTTTTGTACCGCCACCCGACGAGGCCGGGCGCACAGCCATTTTGGAAATCCACCTGCGGGATAAACCCGTCAAAGACGTTGATTACCTAAAAATTGCCCAAAAAACGCCAGGCTTTTCCGGTGCCGACCTCGAAGCGGTCATCGATATTGCCATCGAAGGCAAAATGGAAGAAAGTATGCGCAAAGGAATCCCCTTACCCATTGAGACCAACGACCTGCTCAAAGCAGTAGGTAAACACCGCGCGACCACCACGGAGTGGTTCAGTACCGCCAAAAACTATGCCTTGTTTTCCAATGAAAGTGGGCAGTATGATGAAGTTTTGAAGTACCTTAATGTGAAAAAATAA
- a CDS encoding GIY-YIG nuclease family protein codes for MAFFISINSFPMFHTYIIQSTSSGVLYIGQTNNLPDRILRHNTNRNKWTKNKGPWTLIFSRAFETRSEAMVPPYS; via the coding sequence ATGGCCTTTTTTATTTCAATTAATTCTTTCCCCATGTTCCACACCTACATTATTCAATCCACTTCTTCCGGCGTTTTGTACATTGGACAAACTAACAATCTACCAGATCGAATCCTTCGTCACAATACCAATCGCAATAAATGGACCAAAAATAAAGGGCCCTGGACTTTGATTTTCTCCCGTGCTTTTGAAACCAGATCCGAAGCAATGGTTCCCCCATATTCATAG
- a CDS encoding MlaE family ABC transporter permease — translation MSKDDTKKTVFSDSIDEYFIGVYTAYKFVIRFFKEVFVPPFHIRAIITQSYEIGIKSLALISVTGFIIGIVFTKQSRPSLEDFGAASWLPNLVGIAIIRALGPVLTALICAGKVGSSIGAELSSMKVTEQIEAMEVSAINPFKYLVVTRVVAATIMVPLLALYCIFIGLMGSFINVHAAETTSFTTFFKDAFSSITFVDLFAATAKATVYGFTIGIIGCYKGFNATKGTHGVGKAANEAVVLAMFLVFLEEVIIVQVSNWLRYF, via the coding sequence ATGAGTAAAGACGATACCAAAAAAACTGTATTTTCGGATAGCATTGACGAATATTTTATTGGCGTTTATACCGCCTATAAATTTGTAATTCGCTTTTTTAAAGAAGTATTTGTACCTCCTTTCCACATTCGCGCGATCATCACCCAGTCTTACGAAATCGGCATCAAATCACTTGCGCTGATTTCCGTCACCGGGTTCATCATTGGTATCGTTTTTACCAAACAATCCCGGCCTTCCCTCGAAGATTTTGGTGCAGCGTCCTGGTTGCCCAATTTGGTGGGTATTGCCATCATTCGAGCCTTAGGGCCCGTGCTGACTGCGCTGATTTGTGCGGGAAAAGTAGGATCAAGCATTGGCGCAGAATTGAGCTCGATGAAAGTAACCGAGCAAATCGAAGCCATGGAAGTTTCGGCCATTAATCCCTTTAAATACCTGGTCGTTACGCGGGTAGTTGCTGCCACCATAATGGTTCCCTTGCTGGCCCTGTATTGTATTTTTATTGGGCTAATGGGTTCTTTCATCAACGTACACGCTGCTGAAACAACCAGCTTCACCACTTTTTTCAAAGATGCATTTTCGAGCATCACTTTTGTTGATCTATTCGCAGCCACAGCCAAAGCAACTGTGTATGGATTTACAATTGGCATCATTGGCTGTTACAAGGGATTCAATGCCACCAAAGGAACCCACGGCGTGGGCAAAGCAGCCAATGAAGCGGTCGTGCTGGCCATGTTTCTGGTTTTTTTGGAAGAAGTGATCATTGTTCAGGTATCCAACTGGTTACGTTATTTTTAA
- the mltG gene encoding endolytic transglycosylase MltG — MKIQARTLLIVLMLLVIGLYAGYRFILGEAEVPRSIGKDFHVQIPSNATFDEVVAVLKKEGVVRKETIFRNIAERMAYRQDPMRSGRYKIEPGWSVIQLVRHLRGGEQAPVKVILTTERTLEEVAAKVSRFIEPDSQSLKALFFDEIYLSKIGYNIDNLMSVFIPNTYEVYWNLSPESFMDRMLLEHKNFWKQNNRLAKAKAMGMTPEEVYTLASIVEKETNKEEEKSTIAGLYFNRLKIGMRLQADPTVVFATRDFATKRVTNAHTSFDSPFNTYMYAGLPPGPIAMASITSIDAVLNHDKHNYTYFCAVGDGSGSHAFAEDYDQHLGNVRTYVKNLEARGLR, encoded by the coding sequence ATGAAAATCCAAGCCCGCACACTGCTTATCGTGTTGATGTTATTGGTGATTGGTCTTTATGCTGGTTACCGTTTTATTTTGGGAGAGGCTGAGGTACCCCGTAGTATTGGAAAAGATTTCCATGTGCAAATTCCCAGCAACGCTACTTTTGATGAAGTGGTGGCCGTGCTGAAAAAGGAAGGTGTGGTCAGAAAAGAGACCATTTTCCGCAACATTGCCGAACGAATGGCTTACCGACAAGACCCCATGCGCAGTGGGCGATACAAAATTGAGCCGGGTTGGAGTGTGATTCAACTGGTACGGCACTTGCGGGGAGGAGAACAGGCTCCAGTCAAAGTCATTCTCACCACCGAACGCACCCTGGAAGAAGTAGCCGCAAAAGTTTCCCGTTTCATTGAACCGGATTCCCAATCCTTGAAAGCTCTCTTTTTCGATGAGATTTACCTCAGTAAAATTGGCTACAACATAGACAACCTCATGTCGGTCTTCATTCCCAACACTTATGAAGTGTACTGGAATCTTTCACCAGAGTCTTTTATGGATCGAATGCTCTTGGAACACAAAAATTTCTGGAAGCAAAACAATCGCCTCGCTAAGGCCAAAGCTATGGGTATGACGCCGGAAGAAGTCTACACCCTGGCCTCGATTGTGGAGAAAGAAACCAACAAAGAGGAAGAAAAATCGACTATTGCTGGCCTTTACTTCAATCGCCTCAAAATTGGCATGCGTTTGCAGGCTGATCCCACGGTGGTATTCGCTACCCGCGACTTTGCGACCAAACGAGTAACCAATGCCCATACCAGCTTTGATTCTCCGTTCAATACCTACATGTATGCGGGTTTGCCGCCTGGCCCGATTGCCATGGCTTCCATTACCAGCATCGACGCCGTATTGAACCACGATAAACACAATTATACTTACTTCTGCGCAGTTGGGGATGGCTCTGGTTCGCATGCTTTTGCAGAAGACTATGACCAGCACCTGGGCAACGTGCGCACTTATGTAAAAAACCTGGAAGCCAGAGGCTTGCGTTAA